From the genome of Vibrio gangliei, one region includes:
- a CDS encoding replication initiator protein RctB domain-containing protein gives MPSPEKILIKLPRNHKDGHLFAISEHTIDWIEQYQHFKGVTKSIVELLNLISLRGLSSKDGLVSTTELIEATDGQLTRAAIQQRLRAAVSIGLFSQTPVRFEEGLAGKTMLHSFVNPNQLISVLGSTSLKTDSSRQTEKQKRSKALAQTQVNRQLLNEHGLYTPPAMRDEADQFVVSPTNWAGIIDQALAPPRTRKNYQKSMVSISGTRAIIETRSSKNIMTVDDLMTLFALFTLTVQYHDYHQDDYHINAKQMPNKTPLYITDILSLRGKKDSGPARDSIRDSIDRIEFTDFQLHELTGRWLSENMPEGFKSDRFRFIARTITASDEAPTESSTGEIRIKPNLYILVWEPSFFEELLTKDYFFLFPPEILKQHTLVFQLYTFFRSRLVRRLTESMLLSEINQKLARNIEWRRFSMDLIRELRKLSEGKATEDLFAVNLWGYHLTITTLMDKGKVQDYQIDIRCDAEEVLRFSRARTTNAGKRNMAPTLPNPLRHELVSKQKLQELAEVIDGEFEPIQRKDPSPRGRLGRRVKLKKHLVEINADELTITLSKYTSPEALERSVTALSAMTGHPIASIKEECDELVSKLDWLRVGDSVLPYETLSKTIELFNQETKSKHLSMEKLIAGLAVRRKVCKQVFEGHLDETVMRALDEMANVS, from the coding sequence ATGCCAAGCCCTGAAAAAATCTTGATCAAACTGCCAAGAAACCACAAAGATGGCCATTTATTTGCAATATCTGAACATACCATCGATTGGATAGAGCAATATCAACATTTTAAAGGTGTCACTAAAAGTATTGTTGAATTACTGAATTTAATTTCTTTGCGTGGTTTATCGAGTAAAGATGGGTTGGTTTCTACCACTGAGTTAATTGAAGCGACTGATGGCCAATTAACTCGAGCGGCCATTCAGCAAAGATTAAGAGCTGCGGTATCAATAGGTTTGTTTAGCCAAACACCTGTCAGGTTTGAAGAAGGTTTAGCAGGCAAAACCATGCTTCATTCCTTTGTTAATCCTAATCAATTAATTTCAGTGCTTGGTTCCACCAGCTTAAAAACGGATTCTTCTCGTCAAACTGAAAAACAAAAACGCTCTAAAGCTTTAGCTCAAACTCAAGTTAACCGTCAACTTTTAAATGAGCACGGTCTGTATACGCCACCGGCTATGCGTGATGAAGCCGATCAATTTGTTGTTTCCCCAACCAATTGGGCTGGCATCATAGATCAAGCATTAGCGCCACCTAGAACACGAAAAAACTATCAAAAATCAATGGTTTCTATTTCTGGAACTCGTGCCATTATTGAAACACGATCGTCCAAAAATATTATGACGGTTGATGATCTAATGACTTTGTTTGCGCTGTTTACCTTAACGGTGCAATACCATGATTATCACCAAGATGATTACCACATCAATGCCAAGCAAATGCCAAATAAAACACCGTTATACATTACGGATATTCTTTCTTTGCGAGGTAAAAAAGACAGTGGCCCTGCTCGTGATTCCATTCGAGATAGTATTGACCGTATCGAGTTTACAGACTTTCAATTGCACGAACTGACTGGACGTTGGTTAAGTGAAAATATGCCAGAAGGCTTTAAAAGTGATCGTTTTCGTTTTATTGCACGTACCATTACCGCATCTGATGAAGCGCCAACTGAAAGTTCAACTGGTGAAATTAGGATCAAACCAAACCTGTATATTTTGGTTTGGGAACCGTCATTTTTCGAAGAATTACTAACGAAAGATTATTTTTTCCTGTTCCCGCCTGAAATTCTGAAACAGCATACCTTAGTCTTTCAGCTATACACCTTCTTCCGTAGCCGCTTAGTACGTCGTTTAACGGAATCTATGCTGCTTAGTGAGATCAATCAAAAACTGGCACGTAACATCGAATGGCGTCGTTTTTCGATGGACTTGATCCGTGAATTACGCAAATTATCGGAAGGCAAAGCGACGGAAGATCTTTTTGCCGTTAATTTATGGGGCTATCACCTGACAATTACGACTTTAATGGATAAAGGTAAAGTTCAGGATTATCAAATCGATATTCGTTGCGATGCGGAAGAAGTTCTGCGTTTTTCTCGCGCTCGAACCACGAACGCGGGCAAAAGAAATATGGCACCGACTTTACCGAACCCATTACGACATGAATTGGTTTCCAAGCAGAAGCTGCAAGAATTAGCGGAAGTGATCGATGGCGAGTTCGAGCCGATCCAGCGAAAAGATCCGTCTCCACGAGGTCGTTTAGGCCGCCGTGTCAAACTCAAAAAGCATCTGGTTGAGATCAATGCCGATGAGTTAACCATAACTTTATCTAAATATACCTCACCAGAGGCGCTAGAACGCAGTGTAACGGCTCTTTCTGCTATGACCGGACATCCAATTGCTTCGATTAAAGAAGAGTGTGATGAGCTTGTTAGCAAGCTTGATTGGCTAAGAGTTGGGGATTCCGTATTGCCTTATGAAACTTTGAGTAAAACGATTGAATTATTTAATCAGGAAACCAAGTCTAAACATCTCTCTATGGAGAAGCTGATTGCTGGCTTAGCGGTAAGGCGTAAAGTCTGTAAGCAAGTCTTTGAAGGGCATTTGGATGAAACCGTGATGCGTGCTCTTGATGAAATGGCTAATGTTTCATAG
- a CDS encoding DUF3283 family protein, translating into MSVNLSLLPPAEKNKIELDKQASYAVWQLKQAKAGPELLVNEAQKIRDENERLFYEQAVQKYKRIMGVA; encoded by the coding sequence ATGTCTGTAAATTTATCTTTATTGCCCCCAGCAGAAAAAAATAAAATTGAACTAGACAAACAGGCTTCGTATGCCGTTTGGCAACTTAAGCAAGCGAAAGCCGGTCCTGAACTGTTGGTGAATGAAGCACAAAAGATTCGTGATGAAAATGAACGTCTGTTCTATGAGCAAGCAGTCCAAAAATACAAACGGATTATGGGCGTAGCCTGA
- a CDS encoding YebC/PmpR family DNA-binding transcriptional regulator: protein MGRSFEVRKASMAKTAGAKIKVYSKYGKELYVAAKNGGVDPDMNLTLKHLITKAKRDNVPAHVIKNALDKASGGGGEDFQPARYEGFSPGGASVIVDCLTDNGNRTFQDVRQCFVKTGAKIGSPGTVAHMFDHQAVFQFKGEDEEAVLEALMMQDVDVTDIELEDGVITVFAPHTEFFKAKTALNEEYPDLTIDVEEITFVPQTHTEISGEDVEKFQKFLDMLDDCDDVQQVYHNAELPE from the coding sequence ATGGGAAGAAGTTTTGAAGTGCGCAAAGCCTCAATGGCTAAAACAGCTGGCGCAAAAATTAAAGTTTATTCTAAATACGGTAAAGAACTGTACGTAGCCGCGAAAAACGGCGGCGTTGATCCGGATATGAACTTAACACTGAAGCACCTTATTACTAAAGCGAAGCGAGATAACGTACCAGCTCACGTTATTAAAAACGCCTTAGACAAAGCATCAGGTGGCGGTGGTGAAGACTTCCAACCAGCACGTTACGAAGGTTTTTCTCCTGGCGGAGCGAGCGTTATCGTTGACTGCTTAACCGACAACGGTAACCGCACATTCCAAGACGTACGCCAGTGCTTTGTGAAAACAGGTGCAAAAATCGGTAGCCCAGGTACGGTTGCTCACATGTTTGATCACCAAGCAGTGTTCCAATTCAAAGGTGAAGACGAAGAAGCGGTATTAGAAGCATTGATGATGCAAGATGTCGATGTGACTGACATTGAACTGGAAGATGGCGTCATTACCGTATTTGCTCCTCATACTGAATTCTTCAAAGCGAAAACCGCGTTAAATGAAGAGTACCCAGATTTAACTATCGATGTGGAAGAAATTACGTTTGTTCCTCAAACTCACACCGAAATCTCGGGTGAAGACGTCGAGAAATTCCAAAAATTCTTGGATATGCTTGATGACTGTGATGATGTTCAGCAGGTTTACCACAACGCTGAATTGCCAGAATAA
- a CDS encoding MATE family efflux transporter, with product MSIQSHTERQTNQNSATLPQGLFSRVIKLAFPVALQSALVAILALADVLMVSDFGQTATAAVGIASRWHFVAIMIMAALGTATGTLVSQYWGRDDKDTAKTVTMQSLKFGSIIMVPVTILMVGFGAQIMRLQTDDMLVIQQGADYLLYSLPLLMLTHWVITAEASLRSSGNAFLPLVLAAITIAINIGLNFWLIHGGLGVPALGVAGAALSTTIARVIQVLLIYFVLKYQQHWLITSQAQANNSRLWQSYKRLAIPNACNAVLWAFGTLTYQMIYGHMGTTELAVYSMIGPFEGLCYAIFMGISVACSVLLGQSLGRDEYEQARAMSKFFIKCILAMGLVACSILFLQRENVIAFLDLDSPNYSGIADPAFIVMSFAIIIRMLNMLIINGILRAGGENHFCLRMDFIAMWMVGLPLTAYGAFIADLSFAWVYLLMMSEEIVKLGLCFSRYLKRKWLNNLTIQAA from the coding sequence ATGTCCATTCAATCACACACAGAGCGGCAAACCAATCAAAACTCAGCCACATTACCACAAGGTTTGTTTTCTCGTGTGATCAAACTCGCGTTTCCTGTCGCCCTACAAAGCGCTTTGGTTGCCATCTTAGCCTTAGCCGATGTGTTAATGGTGAGTGATTTTGGGCAAACCGCAACGGCGGCGGTAGGTATCGCTTCACGCTGGCACTTTGTCGCTATCATGATCATGGCGGCGCTTGGTACGGCAACAGGCACCCTGGTCTCACAATATTGGGGACGAGATGACAAAGATACCGCTAAAACCGTCACCATGCAGTCTTTAAAATTTGGTTCCATCATCATGGTGCCTGTCACGATTTTAATGGTCGGCTTCGGCGCACAAATTATGCGTCTACAAACGGATGATATGTTAGTTATCCAGCAAGGTGCCGATTACCTTTTGTATAGTTTGCCTCTCTTGATGCTGACGCATTGGGTGATCACCGCCGAAGCCAGCTTACGTTCCAGTGGTAATGCTTTCTTGCCATTAGTACTAGCCGCGATCACCATTGCTATCAATATCGGACTCAACTTCTGGCTAATTCATGGTGGCTTAGGTGTACCTGCGCTGGGCGTGGCTGGCGCTGCTCTTTCCACTACCATTGCGCGTGTCATTCAAGTGCTATTGATCTATTTTGTGCTGAAGTACCAACAACATTGGCTTATCACGAGCCAAGCTCAGGCCAACAATTCTCGTTTATGGCAATCGTATAAACGTCTTGCCATTCCCAATGCGTGCAATGCAGTTTTGTGGGCATTTGGCACCCTCACCTACCAAATGATTTACGGTCATATGGGCACAACCGAATTAGCGGTATACAGCATGATTGGGCCGTTTGAAGGATTGTGTTACGCGATTTTCATGGGGATCTCGGTTGCCTGTTCGGTTTTACTGGGTCAATCATTAGGACGTGATGAATATGAACAGGCACGCGCTATGTCGAAGTTTTTTATAAAATGCATCCTAGCGATGGGGCTAGTTGCTTGCAGCATTTTATTTCTACAACGTGAAAACGTCATTGCTTTCCTAGACCTAGACAGCCCAAATTATTCCGGTATTGCGGATCCAGCGTTTATTGTGATGAGCTTTGCTATCATCATTCGAATGCTCAATATGCTGATCATCAATGGCATCCTCAGAGCCGGGGGAGAGAACCATTTTTGTTTACGCATGGATTTCATTGCCATGTGGATGGTAGGTTTGCCACTGACGGCCTACGGCGCGTTTATTGCAGATTTAAGTTTTGCCTGGGTCTACTTATTGATGATGTCTGAAGAAATCGTCAAATTAGGGTTGTGTTTTAGTCGCTATCTGAAAAGGAAGTGGCTCAATAATCTCACCATTCAAGCGGCCTAA
- a CDS encoding helix-turn-helix transcriptional regulator, which yields MFETSKNLCKSVIKKDLPERQWQDEVYLAEACKERFIVKSEIPELVAEEISMAGLGDFSQGYAVERKEPEIHTLLFTLEGGGRLTTRDFITDIRPNSVTVLPQGVPFRFELADNEYWKMAWILLPPSEKWSSIAESKQRVEPTHLCESVWSLLNLTHHEIHGRATFRQLLLTELARGLLGSTEIVPTNTSMRVHSVFNQVEAQLHLPWTVKEIAQRSFLSEEQLNRVSKQLYQCSPSQKLIQLRMEKALDLLQHRDWSITMIAHRLGYPDPYNFTHRFRKVYGMSPREYRRCHCG from the coding sequence ATGTTTGAAACCTCAAAAAACCTGTGCAAATCCGTCATAAAAAAAGACTTGCCTGAGAGACAATGGCAAGACGAAGTGTATTTGGCCGAAGCGTGCAAAGAGCGCTTTATTGTAAAATCTGAAATCCCAGAATTGGTGGCTGAAGAAATTTCAATGGCAGGGCTGGGGGATTTTTCTCAAGGTTATGCTGTGGAGCGAAAAGAGCCTGAAATTCATACTCTTTTGTTTACGTTAGAAGGGGGAGGGCGTTTAACCACGCGCGATTTCATCACCGATATTCGACCGAACAGTGTGACAGTATTACCTCAAGGTGTGCCATTTCGCTTTGAATTGGCCGATAACGAATATTGGAAGATGGCTTGGATCTTATTACCGCCCAGTGAAAAGTGGTCATCGATTGCCGAGAGTAAACAAAGAGTTGAACCTACCCATTTATGTGAGTCTGTATGGTCACTGCTTAATTTAACCCATCATGAAATTCATGGGCGCGCGACGTTTCGGCAATTATTGCTGACGGAACTAGCACGAGGGCTTCTTGGGTCGACAGAAATCGTACCGACCAATACTTCAATGCGGGTTCATAGCGTGTTTAATCAGGTGGAAGCTCAGTTGCATTTGCCTTGGACGGTCAAGGAAATCGCACAACGTAGTTTTTTAAGCGAAGAACAGCTAAACCGAGTCTCAAAGCAACTTTACCAATGTTCACCAAGCCAAAAATTGATTCAGCTACGTATGGAAAAAGCCCTCGATCTTCTTCAACATCGTGATTGGTCTATCACTATGATCGCTCACCGACTTGGCTATCCTGACCCTTATAATTTCACTCATCGTTTCCGTAAAGTTTATGGGATGTCACCAAGAGAATATCGCCGCTGCCATTGTGGGTAA
- a CDS encoding carbon starvation CstA family protein translates to MNALILMVVGLAAMFTGYRFYSLYVAKHILKLSDDFKTPAHEFQDGVDYVPTNKYVLWGHHFTSVAGAAPIVGPAIAVIWGWLPAFIWVVLGTVFLAGVHDMAAIWASVRNRGQSMGAVAGAVVGNRAKSVLMIVVFLLLMMVNTAFGVVIAGLMISNPTAVVPVWGALVVAAVIGQCIYRYKMSLVWVSIVGVVALYSLIYIGTLTPIVIPDGAFFGLPAKTTWILILYVYAFIASMLPVWVLLQPRDYINGLQLFIGLAILYASVLMLQPDMVAPMLNDDVPADTPSIIPLLFVTIACGAISGFHGLVSSGTTSKQIDKEKDVRFVGYLGAMGEGMLALATIIAVCAGFASLDAWKEIYQSYGQGGAGAFVKGGATILNLGVGISPTISQTILAVMVALFAGTTMDTGVRLLRYIFQEWGEMYNIQPMKKGFIATSFAVAACLLLTFGQGSDGSGGLLIWPLFGTTNQLMAGLTLLIISVMLLKKGRAVYYTLIPMIFLLLMTLIALLVNLKAFYLKGDYLLLGLDVVILIATILVCLECFKALKENWGNKAVKEES, encoded by the coding sequence ATGAACGCCCTGATACTAATGGTAGTGGGACTCGCTGCCATGTTTACCGGATACCGGTTTTATTCCCTCTATGTAGCCAAACATATATTAAAGCTGTCTGATGACTTCAAAACCCCCGCACATGAGTTTCAAGATGGGGTCGATTATGTACCGACCAATAAATACGTATTATGGGGACACCACTTTACTTCTGTTGCGGGTGCGGCTCCGATTGTTGGCCCTGCGATTGCGGTTATTTGGGGTTGGTTGCCTGCGTTTATTTGGGTGGTATTAGGTACGGTTTTCCTTGCCGGTGTACACGATATGGCTGCGATATGGGCCAGTGTGCGAAACCGTGGTCAATCCATGGGTGCGGTAGCTGGTGCGGTCGTCGGTAACCGAGCCAAATCTGTGTTGATGATTGTGGTGTTCTTATTGCTTATGATGGTGAACACCGCATTCGGTGTGGTCATTGCAGGTTTGATGATTTCTAACCCAACCGCCGTAGTGCCGGTTTGGGGAGCATTAGTCGTCGCTGCGGTGATTGGCCAATGTATCTATCGCTATAAAATGTCGTTAGTGTGGGTATCGATTGTTGGCGTAGTGGCTTTATATAGCTTGATCTATATTGGCACGTTAACCCCGATTGTGATCCCAGATGGCGCTTTCTTTGGCCTGCCAGCAAAAACGACTTGGATCTTAATTCTGTACGTATATGCCTTTATCGCGTCGATGTTGCCTGTTTGGGTGCTATTGCAACCGCGTGATTATATCAACGGTCTACAATTGTTTATTGGCTTGGCCATTTTGTACGCGTCAGTGTTAATGCTGCAGCCTGACATGGTTGCGCCAATGCTTAATGATGATGTGCCTGCTGATACGCCTTCTATTATTCCATTACTGTTCGTCACTATTGCTTGTGGTGCGATTTCTGGTTTCCACGGCCTTGTGTCATCGGGTACCACTTCTAAACAAATCGATAAAGAAAAAGATGTGCGTTTTGTCGGTTATCTTGGTGCGATGGGTGAGGGCATGCTGGCTCTTGCAACGATTATTGCGGTATGTGCAGGTTTCGCCTCTTTAGATGCTTGGAAAGAAATCTACCAAAGCTATGGACAAGGTGGTGCGGGCGCTTTTGTTAAAGGTGGCGCTACGATTCTTAACCTAGGTGTTGGCATCTCTCCAACCATTTCTCAAACTATTCTTGCGGTAATGGTGGCGTTGTTTGCCGGTACAACCATGGATACGGGTGTACGTTTACTTCGCTACATTTTCCAAGAGTGGGGCGAAATGTATAACATCCAACCGATGAAAAAGGGCTTTATCGCGACCAGTTTTGCGGTGGCGGCGTGTCTTCTATTAACTTTCGGACAAGGTTCTGATGGTTCAGGCGGCTTATTGATTTGGCCTTTGTTTGGTACTACGAACCAGCTCATGGCGGGCTTAACCTTATTGATCATTTCAGTGATGTTGTTGAAGAAAGGGCGTGCGGTTTATTACACCTTAATACCAATGATCTTCTTATTGTTGATGACCTTGATCGCATTGCTTGTGAACTTGAAAGCGTTCTACTTGAAAGGCGATTATTTGTTACTTGGTTTGGACGTGGTGATTTTAATCGCGACCATTTTAGTGTGCTTAGAATGCTTTAAAGCCCTAAAAGAAAACTGGGGCAATAAAGCGGTGAAAGAAGAGTCGTAA
- a CDS encoding cory-CC-star protein: protein MDWKARFEAFSKGLDEFYHAPYRRSLTRAYKDEEDFFMLLIFAESLGMDNPVSFYTMELQPFFLEAFHEWHIRMGMEKSPIDHFGCC from the coding sequence ATGGACTGGAAAGCACGGTTTGAGGCTTTCTCAAAGGGGCTTGATGAGTTTTATCATGCCCCTTATAGACGAAGTTTAACTCGAGCCTATAAAGACGAAGAAGATTTTTTCATGTTGCTGATTTTTGCTGAAAGCTTAGGGATGGATAACCCCGTGAGTTTTTATACCATGGAATTACAACCTTTCTTTTTGGAAGCGTTTCATGAGTGGCATATTCGCATGGGCATGGAAAAATCGCCGATTGATCACTTTGGATGTTGTTAG
- a CDS encoding ArsA family ATPase, producing MLEILSTKKVIFVGGKGGVGKTTTAASLAHQLAAQGLKVLVISTDPAHSLGDALGRKLCGDIHLVAPNLSALELDIEAISEKHFNNIAHQVAHYTKPDMRPRMQQQLELAKDAPGGQEAALLETMCDYLMRFEEMGFDRLIFDTAPTGHTLRLLVLPEMMSAWTDGLIAQQKKQQKHKEAAQSFWQRAENQTANPFNQDKQAPWQQALRLLEKRKHLFKHARDRIHDVDFTAIVLVMIPEKLPLYETVRTLEQFEKVNLNCAGVVVNQVIDEQLCEHPFWLQRYQLQQEVLVEVERDINVPKHHIYLQSEQIVGEEKLQKFLALA from the coding sequence ATGTTAGAGATACTCTCAACCAAGAAAGTTATCTTTGTTGGAGGAAAGGGTGGGGTAGGAAAAACCACCACTGCAGCCAGTTTAGCGCATCAGTTAGCCGCGCAAGGTTTGAAAGTGTTAGTGATTTCTACCGACCCTGCACATAGCCTCGGAGATGCATTAGGGAGAAAGCTCTGTGGTGATATTCATTTAGTTGCGCCTAATTTGTCGGCTCTGGAACTTGATATTGAAGCCATCAGTGAAAAGCACTTTAACAATATTGCTCACCAGGTTGCGCATTATACTAAGCCTGATATGCGTCCAAGGATGCAGCAACAGTTAGAACTCGCGAAAGATGCCCCAGGCGGACAAGAAGCCGCATTGCTGGAAACCATGTGTGATTATTTGATGCGTTTTGAAGAGATGGGCTTTGATCGTTTGATCTTCGATACTGCGCCAACGGGGCACACATTGCGCTTGCTGGTTTTGCCTGAAATGATGTCGGCGTGGACCGATGGCTTGATTGCTCAGCAAAAGAAACAGCAAAAACACAAAGAAGCGGCACAAAGTTTTTGGCAGCGCGCTGAAAACCAAACGGCAAATCCATTTAATCAAGATAAACAAGCGCCTTGGCAGCAAGCGTTACGATTATTAGAAAAGCGTAAACACTTGTTCAAACACGCTCGAGATCGTATTCACGATGTGGATTTTACGGCTATTGTTTTGGTTATGATCCCTGAAAAACTGCCCTTGTACGAAACGGTCAGAACGCTTGAGCAATTTGAAAAAGTGAATCTGAATTGCGCAGGGGTGGTGGTCAATCAAGTCATTGATGAGCAATTGTGTGAACATCCATTTTGGTTGCAGCGCTATCAATTACAGCAAGAAGTGCTGGTGGAGGTCGAGCGCGATATTAATGTGCCAAAACATCATATTTATCTACAATCAGAACAGATTGTCGGTGAAGAAAAACTGCAGAAGTTTTTGGCGTTAGCTTAA
- a CDS encoding 1,4-dihydroxy-2-naphthoyl-CoA synthase — protein MTNKVSDIFHPEDWQEVEGFNFEDITYHRAVDAGVVRIAFNRPECRNAFRPKTVDELYCALEHARMWSDVGCVLITGNGPSARDGGWAFCSGGDQRIRGKDGYKYEGMPQDQIDPAKLGRLHILEVQRLIRFMPKAVIAVVPGWAAGGGHSLHVVCDLTLASKEHAVFKQTDLDVASFDSGYGSAYLAKMVGQKKAREIFFLGLDYSAQDAFEMGMVNKVVPHAELEKEALEWGKIICQKSPTALRMMKFGLNLTDDGMVGQQIFAGEATRLAYGTDEAKEGRDSFLEKRPKDFSKFPYHY, from the coding sequence ATGACTAACAAGGTATCCGATATTTTTCATCCTGAAGATTGGCAAGAAGTTGAAGGTTTCAATTTCGAAGACATTACTTACCACCGCGCTGTCGATGCTGGTGTGGTTCGTATTGCCTTCAACCGCCCTGAATGTCGCAATGCATTTCGCCCTAAAACCGTAGATGAATTGTATTGCGCATTAGAACACGCACGTATGTGGAGCGATGTGGGCTGCGTGTTGATTACAGGTAATGGCCCAAGTGCACGCGATGGTGGCTGGGCATTTTGCTCAGGTGGCGATCAACGTATTCGTGGTAAAGATGGCTATAAGTATGAAGGTATGCCTCAAGATCAAATCGACCCTGCCAAACTTGGCCGCTTGCATATTTTAGAAGTACAACGTCTGATCCGCTTTATGCCCAAAGCCGTGATTGCTGTCGTACCAGGTTGGGCTGCAGGTGGCGGCCATTCACTGCATGTGGTTTGTGATTTAACTCTCGCGTCAAAAGAGCACGCCGTATTTAAACAAACCGATCTCGACGTAGCGAGCTTTGATTCAGGCTACGGCTCCGCTTATCTTGCTAAAATGGTCGGTCAAAAGAAAGCCCGCGAAATTTTCTTCTTAGGGTTAGATTACAGCGCCCAAGATGCGTTTGAAATGGGTATGGTCAATAAAGTCGTACCACACGCTGAGCTAGAAAAAGAAGCTTTAGAATGGGGCAAAATCATTTGTCAGAAATCACCAACCGCACTACGCATGATGAAGTTTGGTTTGAACTTAACGGACGATGGCATGGTTGGGCAACAAATCTTTGCTGGCGAAGCAACACGCCTTGCATACGGCACCGATGAGGCCAAAGAAGGTCGAGATTCTTTCTTGGAAAAACGCCCTAAAGATTTCTCTAAGTTCCCGTATCACTATTAA
- a CDS encoding MDR family MFS transporter, which yields MTEKTTVSPQKIFLSVALVIALGSLEKSIVTTPLPIIGNALNAGNALTWVVTAYLLAATAVLPVYGKLSDILGRVKMLYIGISLFVLGSAACGFAQDLSTLIIARIVQGIGGGGLIALAFTVIADCIPAREVGKYQGFISMVYAVSSIAGPLLGGYFAEHLSWRWVFWINIPLGLLAVFLIRKNLSHLNKKRDSKFDWFGAMLLMLSSTSLLLLLSPEAELPSLWTGGAFIASILLLILVERRVSDPMLPARLAKLPNYLVCILLILCSQLLMFAILVYLPMQMQWQMGFSASTSGEIMVIFMFSVTAGAYCGGKLVNKSGETKRYAIFGFLLAALSFALIQQHVYPAISLGLAGLGIGFTLPSVGVMVQNVLPAKDRGIGMSLFNFGRELGGAVGVAACSSVFQFSLSKQGVEPQASLANYSHAVLASGFSSIYLLMAIMALVAMFITLIALKKQTLATEIKHD from the coding sequence GTGACAGAGAAAACGACCGTCTCCCCGCAGAAAATATTCTTGAGTGTCGCGCTAGTTATCGCATTGGGCTCATTAGAAAAAAGCATCGTGACGACTCCGCTTCCTATTATTGGTAATGCACTAAACGCTGGAAATGCGCTTACTTGGGTCGTCACCGCTTACCTACTTGCTGCCACCGCGGTATTACCAGTTTATGGAAAACTCAGTGATATTCTTGGCCGAGTCAAAATGCTCTACATCGGTATCTCATTATTTGTACTGGGATCAGCGGCTTGTGGTTTTGCGCAAGATCTCTCTACCTTAATTATTGCGCGAATTGTGCAGGGTATTGGCGGCGGCGGCTTAATTGCTCTGGCCTTTACCGTGATTGCCGATTGTATTCCTGCGCGAGAGGTCGGGAAATACCAAGGTTTTATTTCCATGGTATACGCCGTTTCGAGCATTGCGGGTCCCTTATTGGGTGGGTACTTTGCAGAACACTTATCTTGGCGCTGGGTGTTTTGGATCAACATTCCATTAGGCCTATTGGCCGTATTTTTAATCCGAAAAAACTTATCTCATTTGAATAAAAAGCGCGATTCAAAATTTGATTGGTTTGGCGCCATGCTATTGATGCTCAGCTCCACCAGCCTGCTTTTACTGCTTTCCCCTGAAGCGGAGTTACCAAGTTTATGGACGGGAGGCGCATTTATTGCTTCTATTCTATTGCTGATTTTGGTCGAGCGTCGAGTGTCTGATCCTATGCTACCAGCTAGGCTGGCTAAATTGCCCAACTACCTAGTGTGTATATTACTCATCTTATGCTCTCAGCTGTTAATGTTTGCCATCTTGGTCTATTTACCGATGCAAATGCAGTGGCAAATGGGCTTCTCAGCCTCTACAAGCGGCGAAATCATGGTGATCTTTATGTTCAGTGTCACCGCTGGGGCTTACTGTGGTGGTAAATTGGTCAATAAATCAGGTGAAACCAAACGCTATGCTATTTTTGGCTTCTTATTAGCCGCATTAAGCTTTGCGCTTATTCAGCAGCACGTCTACCCAGCGATTTCACTAGGTTTAGCCGGGCTAGGGATTGGCTTCACTTTGCCTTCTGTAGGGGTCATGGTTCAAAACGTCCTACCAGCTAAAGACAGAGGCATCGGCATGTCGCTGTTTAACTTTGGACGAGAACTGGGCGGTGCCGTTGGGGTGGCAGCCTGTTCAAGCGTGTTCCAATTTAGCCTAAGTAAGCAAGGTGTCGAACCGCAAGCCAGTTTGGCCAATTACAGCCATGCCGTATTGGCTTCTGGTTTTAGCTCGATCTATTTATTAATGGCAATCATGGCGCTAGTCGCTATGTTTATAACTCTGATTGCGCTAAAAAAACAAACGTTAGCGACAGAAATCAAACACGATTAA